The proteins below come from a single Burkholderia contaminans genomic window:
- a CDS encoding IclR family transcriptional regulator: MPKTQTDHAGSEPDSPVEEASSGVAVLDRAFAILRAFGQTDDRLSLAELSRRTGLYKSTILRLLTALEHGGFMRKLDDGQYAIGHEPLRLAALYQRSFRVGPVVEPLLETLSRELGETASFYVRQGDMRSVLYRVEPARAVRVSIRVGEEFPVRQGASGKVLLAFTDLQDARWNDVREQLWAASYGERDPETASASAPVFGAAGECVGALTVSGPKSRLADAPAMAAALATLLPLAQKATVALGGSGARYDAAAVRDSLARLASAAGHGDAAS, translated from the coding sequence GTGCCCAAGACTCAAACCGATCACGCCGGCAGCGAGCCCGATTCGCCGGTCGAAGAAGCGTCCAGCGGCGTCGCCGTGCTCGATCGCGCGTTCGCGATCCTCCGTGCGTTCGGGCAGACCGACGACCGGCTGTCGCTCGCGGAGCTGTCGCGCCGCACCGGCCTTTACAAGAGCACGATCCTGCGCCTGCTCACGGCGCTCGAACATGGCGGCTTCATGCGCAAGCTCGACGACGGCCAGTACGCGATCGGCCACGAGCCGCTGCGGCTCGCCGCGCTGTATCAGCGTTCTTTCCGGGTCGGCCCGGTGGTCGAGCCGCTGCTCGAGACGCTGAGCCGCGAACTCGGCGAAACGGCGTCGTTCTACGTGCGCCAGGGCGACATGCGCTCGGTGCTGTACCGGGTCGAGCCCGCCCGTGCGGTGCGCGTGTCGATTCGGGTCGGCGAGGAGTTTCCGGTGCGCCAGGGCGCGTCCGGGAAGGTGCTGCTGGCGTTCACCGACCTGCAGGATGCGCGATGGAACGACGTGCGCGAACAGCTGTGGGCCGCGTCGTACGGCGAGCGCGACCCCGAGACGGCGTCGGCATCCGCGCCCGTGTTCGGCGCAGCCGGCGAGTGTGTCGGCGCGCTGACCGTATCGGGCCCGAAATCGCGGCTCGCCGACGCGCCGGCCATGGCGGCGGCGCTGGCGACGCTGTTGCCGCTCGCGCAGAAGGCGACCGTGGCGCTCGGCGGCTCGGGCGCACGCTACGACGCGGCGGCCGTGCGTGACAGCCTCGCGCGGCTCGCATCGGCGGCGGGCCACGGCGACGCGGCGTCGTAA
- a CDS encoding amidohydrolase family protein, which translates to MDTTTSIKRRRLLGAAAASLALPAFTGTRAATQEGVSRMTTQSNYLAVRPDWLASALEPALEPDLPIVDAHHHFYERPGWIYMLDDYLQDARSGHNIQASVYMQAQTRYRESGPVELKPVGETAYVAGVTEPLQHGPVAVAKGIVGHADLRLGERVREVLEAHLDAGRGRFRGVRHLTTWDADPTLANPLSAVPRGLLLDPAYRAGVAQLAPLGLSYDAWLFFPQLPELFELAKANPDTRVIVNHCGGVVRIASYADKRPEVFERWSASMRTLAQLPNVYVKVGGLGMRINGFDFEKGERPPSSVQLADAWKPWMMTCIDAFGPGRCMFESNFPVDKGSYSFVNGWNAFKRLTAQASPDERDALFRGTVTRAYRLG; encoded by the coding sequence ATGGACACGACGACTTCGATCAAGCGACGCCGGCTGCTCGGTGCGGCCGCCGCATCGCTCGCGCTGCCCGCGTTCACCGGGACGCGCGCGGCCACCCAGGAAGGAGTTTCCCGCATGACGACGCAAAGCAACTATCTCGCGGTCCGGCCCGACTGGCTCGCGTCGGCGCTCGAACCCGCGCTCGAGCCCGACCTGCCGATCGTCGACGCGCATCATCATTTCTATGAACGGCCGGGCTGGATCTACATGCTCGACGACTATCTGCAGGATGCGCGCTCGGGCCACAACATCCAGGCGTCCGTCTACATGCAGGCGCAGACGCGCTATCGCGAATCGGGCCCGGTCGAACTGAAACCGGTGGGCGAGACGGCTTACGTCGCGGGCGTGACCGAGCCGCTGCAGCACGGCCCGGTGGCGGTCGCGAAAGGCATCGTCGGCCACGCGGACCTGCGTCTCGGCGAACGCGTGCGCGAGGTGCTCGAAGCGCATCTCGACGCCGGTCGCGGGCGCTTCCGCGGCGTTCGTCACCTGACGACATGGGACGCCGATCCGACGCTCGCCAATCCGCTGTCGGCAGTGCCGCGCGGGCTGCTGCTCGATCCCGCGTACCGGGCGGGCGTCGCCCAGCTCGCGCCGCTCGGGCTGTCGTACGACGCATGGCTGTTCTTTCCGCAGTTGCCCGAACTGTTCGAGCTCGCGAAGGCGAACCCCGATACGCGCGTCATCGTCAATCACTGCGGCGGCGTCGTGCGGATCGCCAGTTATGCCGACAAGCGGCCGGAGGTGTTCGAGCGCTGGTCGGCGTCGATGCGTACGCTCGCGCAACTGCCGAACGTCTACGTGAAGGTCGGCGGGCTCGGGATGCGCATCAACGGTTTCGATTTCGAGAAGGGCGAGCGGCCGCCGTCTTCCGTGCAGCTCGCCGATGCGTGGAAGCCGTGGATGATGACCTGCATCGACGCGTTCGGCCCCGGGCGCTGCATGTTCGAGAGCAATTTCCCGGTCGACAAGGGCTCGTATTCGTTCGTGAACGGCTGGAATGCGTTCAAGCGGCTGACCGCGCAGGCGAGCCCGGACGAGCGCGACGCGCTGTTCCGCGGCACGGTCACGCGCGCTTACCGGCTCGGCTGA
- a CDS encoding 2-hydroxychromene-2-carboxylate isomerase, protein MNAARTATWYFDFVSPFAYLQQEQFDRLPAAAAFEPRPIVLGALLTHWGQKAPAEIAAKRVFTYRHAQYRADKLGIAFRMPPAHPFNPIKPLRLAIAMGNSPDAIRRIFRHIWRDGQDVSTPEGFAALCEAVGFPEGVTAVDAQPVKDALRANTDDAITHGVFGVPTFALDGDLFWGEDATDMFADCATSRAWLDSPEVRRISALPEGIRRG, encoded by the coding sequence ATGAACGCCGCGCGCACCGCCACCTGGTATTTCGATTTCGTTTCGCCGTTCGCCTACCTGCAGCAGGAACAATTCGACCGGTTGCCGGCCGCCGCCGCATTCGAGCCTCGGCCCATCGTGCTCGGCGCACTGCTCACGCACTGGGGCCAGAAAGCGCCGGCCGAGATCGCGGCGAAACGCGTCTTCACCTATCGCCACGCGCAATACCGCGCGGACAAGCTCGGCATCGCGTTCCGGATGCCGCCCGCGCACCCGTTCAATCCGATCAAGCCGCTGCGCCTCGCGATCGCGATGGGCAATTCTCCCGACGCAATCCGGCGGATCTTCCGGCATATCTGGCGCGACGGCCAGGACGTGTCGACGCCGGAAGGCTTCGCCGCGCTGTGCGAAGCGGTCGGCTTTCCGGAAGGTGTGACGGCCGTCGACGCCCAGCCGGTGAAGGACGCACTGCGTGCGAACACCGACGATGCGATCACGCACGGCGTATTCGGCGTGCCGACCTTCGCACTCGACGGCGACCTGTTCTGGGGCGAGGATGCGACCGACATGTTCGCCGACTGCGCGACGTCGCGCGCGTGGCTCGATTCGCCCGAGGTGCGCCGCATCAGCGCGCTGCCCGAAGGGATCCGGCGCGGCTGA
- a CDS encoding CaiB/BaiF CoA transferase family protein, with the protein MNDHQPASALPYAGTRVIEMTHMVMGPTCGMLLADLGAEVIKIEPIAGDSTRALRGSGAGFFGMFNRNKKSLAVDVKDPRGLEIVLRLVATADVFSENFKSGTMDRLGLGYPALFSLNPRLVYVSHKGFLPGPYEHRTALDEVVQMMGGLAYMTGPEGRPLRAGASVNDIMGGMFGAIGAMAALAQRERTGRGQQVQSSLFENNVFLVAQHMMQFAVTGQAASPMPSRISAWAVYDVFAVKDGEQIFLAVVSDTQWALFCDAFGLAALKDDPRLATNNLRVQAREWLLPELRARLASHSAAEIGAIFESNGLPYAPITKPQDLFDDPHLLATGGLEAVTLPADASSAGRPVDTRTALLPLTLGGERLRLRAAPPALGQDTRALLGELGYTPDEARALIEAGVVAGQHGADDAAPGGAPSPNELASA; encoded by the coding sequence ATGAACGACCATCAACCGGCTTCCGCGCTGCCGTACGCAGGCACGCGCGTGATCGAGATGACGCACATGGTGATGGGCCCGACCTGCGGGATGCTGCTCGCGGATCTCGGCGCGGAGGTCATCAAGATCGAACCGATCGCGGGCGACAGCACGCGCGCGCTGCGCGGTTCCGGCGCGGGCTTCTTCGGGATGTTCAATCGCAACAAGAAGAGCCTTGCCGTCGACGTGAAGGATCCGCGCGGGCTGGAGATCGTGCTGCGGCTCGTCGCGACGGCGGATGTCTTCAGCGAGAACTTCAAGAGCGGCACGATGGACCGGCTCGGCCTCGGCTATCCCGCGCTCTTCTCGCTGAATCCGCGCCTCGTGTACGTGTCGCACAAGGGCTTCCTGCCGGGGCCGTACGAGCATCGCACCGCGCTCGACGAAGTGGTGCAGATGATGGGCGGCCTCGCGTACATGACGGGCCCGGAAGGGCGGCCGCTGCGCGCGGGCGCCAGCGTGAACGACATCATGGGCGGCATGTTCGGCGCGATCGGCGCGATGGCCGCGCTCGCGCAGCGCGAACGCACCGGCCGCGGCCAGCAGGTGCAGAGCTCGCTGTTCGAGAACAACGTGTTCCTCGTCGCGCAGCACATGATGCAGTTCGCGGTGACCGGGCAGGCCGCATCGCCGATGCCGAGCCGGATTTCCGCGTGGGCCGTCTACGACGTGTTTGCCGTCAAGGATGGCGAACAGATCTTTCTCGCGGTCGTATCGGACACGCAGTGGGCGTTGTTCTGCGATGCGTTCGGCCTGGCCGCGCTGAAGGACGATCCGCGCCTCGCGACCAACAACCTGCGCGTGCAGGCGCGCGAGTGGCTGCTGCCCGAGTTGCGCGCGCGGCTCGCGTCGCATTCGGCCGCGGAGATCGGCGCGATCTTCGAATCGAACGGCCTGCCGTACGCGCCGATCACGAAACCGCAGGACCTGTTCGACGATCCGCACCTGCTCGCCACGGGCGGCCTCGAGGCCGTGACGCTGCCGGCCGATGCGAGCAGCGCCGGGCGGCCGGTCGACACGCGCACCGCGCTGCTGCCGCTGACGCTTGGCGGCGAACGCCTGAGGCTGCGCGCGGCACCGCCAGCACTCGGCCAGGACACGCGCGCGCTGCTCGGCGAGCTCGGCTACACGCCGGACGAGGCACGTGCGCTGATCGAAGCCGGCGTCGTCGCGGGCCAGCATGGCGCGGACGATGCGGCGCCGGGCGGCGCGCCGTCACCGAACGAACTGGCGAGCGCGTAG
- a CDS encoding hydroxymethylglutaryl-CoA lyase produces the protein MSVSEYPKVLVSEVGPRDGLQSIQAVMPTAGKLRWITALAAAGLREIEVGSFVPARLLPQMADVREVVAHALAIPGLHVAALAPNLRGAEGAFEAGVHKLTLPVSVTEAHSLANIRKTPAQMIDEVRAIVALRNERFPSVQIEAGVSVAFGCTIAGAVSDDETIAMAVAMAECGVDEIGLSDTSGYANPAQVRRLFLRLQREVGGKAGGAHFHNTRGQGLANVVAALDAGVTTIDASQGGLGGCPYAPGATGNIVTEDLVFLLEAMGFDTGIDVDALLAARAILHAALPAEALYGHVPDAGLPKGFRYADDRAPSAVQPEGCLTGVAQ, from the coding sequence ATGAGCGTTTCCGAATATCCGAAGGTGCTGGTCAGCGAGGTCGGGCCGCGCGACGGCCTGCAGAGCATCCAGGCCGTGATGCCGACGGCCGGCAAGCTGCGCTGGATCACGGCGCTGGCCGCGGCCGGCCTGCGCGAGATCGAGGTCGGGTCGTTCGTGCCGGCCAGGCTGCTGCCGCAGATGGCCGACGTGCGCGAAGTCGTCGCGCATGCGCTGGCGATTCCCGGGCTGCACGTCGCCGCGCTCGCGCCGAACCTGCGCGGCGCCGAGGGCGCATTCGAGGCCGGCGTGCACAAGCTGACGCTGCCGGTCTCGGTGACGGAAGCGCATTCGCTGGCGAACATCCGCAAGACGCCCGCGCAGATGATCGACGAGGTGCGTGCGATCGTCGCGTTGCGCAATGAGCGGTTTCCGTCGGTGCAGATCGAGGCGGGCGTGTCGGTCGCGTTCGGCTGCACGATCGCGGGCGCCGTCAGCGACGACGAGACGATCGCGATGGCGGTGGCGATGGCCGAATGCGGCGTCGACGAGATCGGGCTGTCCGATACGAGCGGCTATGCGAACCCGGCGCAGGTGCGCCGGCTGTTCCTGCGGCTGCAGCGCGAAGTCGGCGGCAAGGCGGGGGGCGCGCATTTCCACAATACGCGCGGGCAGGGGCTCGCGAACGTCGTCGCGGCGCTCGACGCGGGCGTGACGACGATCGACGCGAGCCAGGGCGGCCTCGGCGGTTGTCCGTATGCGCCGGGCGCGACCGGCAACATCGTCACCGAGGATCTCGTGTTCCTGCTCGAGGCGATGGGATTCGACACGGGTATCGACGTCGACGCGCTGCTCGCCGCGCGCGCAATCCTGCACGCGGCGCTGCCGGCCGAGGCGCTGTACGGGCATGTGCCGGACGCCGGGTTGCCGAAGGGCTTCCGTTACGCGGACGACCGCGCACCGAGCGCGGTGCAACCGGAAGGATGCCTGACGGGAGTCGCGCAATGA
- a CDS encoding MFS transporter, with protein MTSASPALADDRETDASIEQRAVRKAAWRFIPLLALAYFFNYLDRTSVGFAALTMNRDLGLTATQFGWGAGIMFAGYCMFEVPSNLALYRFGARRWLARIMITWGLMAAATALATGPTSFYAIRLLLGIGEAGFFPGVIFFLAVWFPASYRTRVLAWFTVSTPLSSLIGGPLSTWLLQLDGVLGLAGWKWMFIVEGLPACALGFLVLKLLSDSPAHAAWLSDDERAALQRAFERDAAAAGRKKRFGVALRDVRVYVLALISFGFTMGSYGIGIWLPQMLKAHGMSTMQTGWLSAVPYFFATIALLWWAKRVDRRGGPVANLAIGLFIGAVALGVSTHFLTLGPALVGITLALIGTIAGRTIFYTLPSRFLSGQAAAGGLALINSIGALGGFAGPYLVGYLKDSFGTFTAGMLGLAIVLAITTLLTLSLYAFDRSE; from the coding sequence ATGACATCCGCTTCCCCGGCATTGGCCGACGATCGCGAGACCGACGCGTCGATCGAGCAACGGGCCGTGCGCAAGGCCGCGTGGCGCTTCATTCCGCTGCTCGCGCTCGCGTACTTCTTCAACTACCTGGACCGCACGAGCGTCGGCTTCGCTGCGCTCACGATGAACCGCGATCTCGGGCTGACCGCGACGCAGTTCGGCTGGGGCGCGGGCATCATGTTCGCCGGCTACTGCATGTTCGAGGTGCCGAGCAATCTCGCGCTGTACCGCTTCGGCGCGCGGCGCTGGCTCGCCCGCATCATGATCACGTGGGGGCTGATGGCGGCCGCGACCGCGCTGGCGACCGGGCCGACGAGTTTCTACGCGATCCGGCTGCTGCTCGGCATCGGCGAAGCCGGATTCTTTCCGGGCGTGATCTTCTTCCTCGCCGTGTGGTTTCCGGCGAGCTACCGCACGCGCGTGCTGGCGTGGTTCACCGTGTCGACGCCGCTGTCGTCGCTGATCGGCGGTCCGTTGTCGACGTGGCTGCTGCAACTCGACGGCGTGCTCGGGCTTGCCGGATGGAAATGGATGTTCATCGTCGAAGGGCTGCCGGCGTGCGCGCTCGGTTTTCTCGTGCTGAAGCTGCTGTCCGATTCGCCGGCGCATGCCGCGTGGCTGTCCGACGACGAGCGTGCGGCGCTGCAGCGCGCGTTCGAGCGCGACGCCGCGGCCGCCGGCCGCAAGAAGCGCTTCGGCGTTGCGCTGCGCGACGTGCGCGTGTACGTGCTCGCGCTGATCTCGTTCGGCTTCACGATGGGATCCTACGGGATCGGCATCTGGCTGCCGCAGATGCTGAAGGCGCACGGCATGTCGACGATGCAGACGGGCTGGCTGTCCGCGGTGCCGTACTTCTTCGCGACCATCGCGCTGCTGTGGTGGGCGAAGCGCGTCGACCGGCGCGGCGGCCCGGTCGCGAACCTGGCGATCGGGCTGTTCATCGGCGCGGTGGCGCTCGGCGTGTCGACGCACTTCCTGACGCTCGGGCCGGCACTCGTCGGCATCACGCTCGCGCTGATCGGCACGATCGCCGGCCGCACGATCTTCTACACGCTGCCGTCGCGCTTCCTGTCCGGCCAGGCCGCGGCCGGCGGGCTCGCGCTGATCAACTCGATCGGCGCGCTCGGCGGCTTCGCGGGCCCTTATCTCGTCGGCTACCTGAAGGACAGCTTCGGCACCTTTACCGCCGGCATGCTCGGCCTCGCGATCGTGCTGGCGATCACGACGCTGCTCACGCTGTCGCTGTATGCGTTCGACCGGAGCGAATGA